In one window of Fictibacillus phosphorivorans DNA:
- a CDS encoding carbamoyl phosphate synthase small subunit yields MKGCITLSNGHKFEGDWISDNHFGSGEIVFYTGMTGYEQVLTDPSYQGQIVVFSYPFIGNYGFNPKSMESQKIQVAGVVMAECFGFAATNERQSIVHLLNVYEIPALTNVDTRSLIQQIRIRGSLPAVMHIPDFKPDSFNLDEYWPATSIKKTGSGDTHIVLIDFGYKKSIADALVNEGCSVTIVPFDQEITDIEKLNPDGLVFSNGSGDPMRFSTYFHRYKNLAMRYPSLGICLGHQILALAFGGETTKLKFGHRGANQPVMNLKTGKVSMSSQNHSYVVQKESLAQTGFHIWFENVNDGSVEGLWHRSFNVASVQFHPEAAPGPNEHQEIFRNFIKDVQHTEKVRSYA; encoded by the coding sequence ATGAAAGGCTGTATAACGCTATCTAACGGTCACAAATTCGAAGGTGACTGGATTAGTGATAACCATTTTGGTTCAGGTGAAATTGTATTTTATACAGGAATGACGGGGTACGAACAAGTTTTGACTGACCCTTCTTATCAAGGACAGATCGTCGTGTTTTCTTATCCTTTTATCGGAAACTATGGATTTAATCCAAAGAGTATGGAATCTCAAAAAATTCAAGTGGCAGGAGTCGTTATGGCAGAGTGCTTTGGATTTGCTGCAACAAATGAACGCCAATCTATCGTTCACTTGCTAAACGTCTATGAAATCCCTGCACTAACAAATGTAGACACGAGATCTCTTATTCAACAAATTCGAATACGAGGATCTCTACCTGCCGTGATGCATATACCAGACTTCAAGCCAGATTCTTTTAATCTAGATGAATATTGGCCAGCCACATCAATCAAAAAGACGGGTTCAGGAGACACGCATATTGTATTGATCGACTTTGGATATAAAAAGTCCATCGCTGATGCTCTTGTTAACGAGGGCTGCAGCGTAACGATTGTTCCGTTTGATCAAGAGATTACCGATATCGAAAAACTTAATCCAGATGGTCTTGTTTTTTCAAACGGTTCTGGTGACCCTATGAGATTCTCTACCTATTTTCATCGTTACAAAAATTTAGCGATGCGCTATCCCTCATTAGGAATCTGTCTGGGTCATCAGATTCTTGCTTTAGCGTTCGGTGGTGAGACTACAAAGTTAAAATTTGGTCACCGAGGTGCGAATCAGCCGGTTATGAACTTGAAGACAGGAAAAGTATCGATGAGTTCACAAAATCACAGCTATGTTGTTCAAAAAGAGAGTTTAGCACAAACAGGGTTCCATATATGGTTTGAAAATGTGAACGATGGAAGTGTCGAAGGGTTATGGCATCGGTCATTTAACGTTGCAAGTGTACAATTCCATCCTGAAGCAGCGCCAGGTCCGAACGAACATCAAGAAATCTTTAGAAATTTCATTAAGGATGTACAACATACAGAGAAGGTGAGAAGTTATGCCTAA
- a CDS encoding NifU family protein translates to MAETQNLEMREQVEEVLDKLRPFLLRDGGDVELVDIEEGVVKVRLMGACGSCPSSTITLKAGIERALLEEVPGVVELEQVF, encoded by the coding sequence ATGGCTGAAACTCAAAACTTAGAGATGCGTGAACAAGTTGAAGAAGTTCTTGATAAATTACGCCCGTTCCTTCTTCGCGATGGAGGAGACGTGGAATTAGTGGATATTGAAGAAGGTGTAGTAAAAGTACGCCTTATGGGAGCGTGTGGTAGCTGCCCAAGTTCAACAATCACACTAAAAGCAGGTATCGAACGTGCACTTCTTGAAGAAGTTCCTGGTGTTGTTGAATTAGAACAAGTATTTTAA
- a CDS encoding acetylornithine transaminase — protein MSALFPTYKRKQIQLQQGNGPYVFDQNNKKYLDFTSGIAVTSLGHCHPEVVAALQKQSECIWHTSNLFQIQKQELLAETLVKNTNMDLAFFCNSGAEANEAAIKLAKKFTKKNKIITFNDSFHGRTFGSMSATGQQKIKDGFGPLVSTFLHLPWNDISQLEKHTDGETAAIMMEVIQGEGGIKIADFNFYKKVQEICKKYDILLIIDEVQTGIGRTGKRYAYEHFGLDPDIVTLAKGLGNGFPIGAMLGKRKLAEAFGPGSHGTTFGGNPLACAISQSVLNIIFQDEFLKEVERKGKNFKEQLEDHLLSYPSVNEIRGEGLLIGIECDHAGEIIVNLENEGLLTVPAGERVIRLLPPLNVKDEELTSALNKILAVFHNIHETVS, from the coding sequence ATGAGTGCACTTTTTCCAACGTATAAAAGAAAACAGATACAACTCCAACAAGGGAATGGACCTTATGTATTTGACCAAAACAATAAAAAATATTTGGATTTCACGAGTGGAATAGCTGTAACGAGTCTAGGGCATTGTCACCCTGAGGTGGTTGCAGCACTTCAAAAACAGAGCGAGTGTATCTGGCATACTTCCAATCTTTTTCAAATCCAAAAGCAAGAATTGCTTGCTGAAACACTTGTAAAGAATACGAATATGGATCTAGCGTTCTTTTGTAATAGTGGGGCTGAAGCCAATGAAGCTGCGATCAAACTTGCTAAAAAGTTCACAAAGAAAAATAAGATCATCACGTTTAACGATTCTTTTCACGGGCGAACATTCGGCTCTATGTCTGCAACAGGGCAACAGAAGATTAAAGATGGATTTGGCCCGCTCGTATCAACATTTCTACATCTGCCTTGGAACGATATCTCGCAATTAGAGAAACACACAGACGGCGAAACAGCAGCGATCATGATGGAAGTCATTCAAGGAGAAGGCGGAATAAAGATTGCCGATTTCAATTTTTATAAGAAAGTACAAGAAATCTGTAAGAAGTACGATATTCTACTGATCATTGATGAAGTTCAAACGGGTATCGGCAGGACGGGTAAAAGATATGCGTATGAACACTTCGGATTAGACCCTGATATTGTTACTCTTGCAAAAGGATTAGGAAATGGTTTTCCGATTGGAGCGATGCTTGGGAAAAGAAAACTAGCTGAGGCGTTCGGACCAGGAAGTCATGGTACGACGTTTGGAGGTAATCCTCTCGCATGTGCAATCAGCCAAAGTGTTCTCAATATTATCTTTCAAGATGAATTCTTAAAAGAGGTTGAGAGAAAAGGAAAGAACTTTAAGGAACAATTAGAGGACCACTTATTAAGCTATCCTTCTGTGAACGAGATAAGAGGAGAAGGATTATTGATAGGAATTGAGTGTGATCATGCAGGAGAAATCATAGTGAACTTAGAGAACGAGGGTTTATTAACCGTTCCAGCAGGCGAGCGTGTTATTCGGTTATTACCTCCGTTAAATGTTAAGGATGAGGAGTTAACATCTGCATTAAACAAGATTCTTGCTGTTTTTCACAACATCCATGAAACAGTGAGCTAA
- the argB gene encoding acetylglutamate kinase produces MFHVVKIGGSTLANLQSTFFDVLKNRIQKGEKIVIVHGGGPEINKKLRESGLPLEMKNGVRVTSPETLSCVKTALMDITNTTLVERLAGEGIAAQGLSGAEDFMLTCDFLDKENYGWVGNVQKVNTKAIHNVLEDGKIPVIASLGVTENGEMVNINADTAAGETAAALSAESICFVTDTPGVSVNGEWMKHLTISEILKSIVEGHISGGMVPKVEAAIKCLDLNIKQVRITDQTLSGTALQKEVLVQ; encoded by the coding sequence TTGTTTCATGTTGTGAAAATCGGTGGAAGTACGCTAGCTAACTTACAGTCTACTTTTTTTGATGTTCTTAAAAACAGGATTCAAAAAGGCGAAAAGATCGTAATCGTTCATGGAGGCGGGCCAGAGATCAATAAGAAACTAAGAGAATCTGGGTTGCCGTTGGAAATGAAGAATGGTGTACGAGTAACAAGCCCAGAAACACTTTCCTGTGTAAAAACAGCCTTGATGGACATTACCAACACTACACTTGTAGAGAGGTTGGCTGGTGAAGGGATAGCAGCTCAAGGACTTTCTGGGGCAGAGGATTTCATGCTCACTTGTGATTTTTTAGATAAAGAGAATTATGGATGGGTTGGAAATGTACAGAAAGTAAATACAAAGGCCATTCATAACGTGTTAGAAGATGGCAAGATTCCAGTAATAGCATCTCTAGGTGTAACAGAGAATGGTGAAATGGTGAACATTAACGCTGACACAGCGGCAGGAGAAACAGCTGCTGCCCTCTCTGCCGAATCCATCTGTTTTGTAACAGATACACCTGGTGTTTCAGTGAATGGAGAGTGGATGAAACACTTAACGATCTCGGAAATTTTGAAAAGTATTGTTGAAGGCCACATAAGCGGCGGAATGGTGCCAAAAGTAGAAGCAGCTATTAAATGTCTTGATCTAAACATCAAGCAAGTAAGAATTACAGATCAAACTCTCTCAGGTACAGCATTGCAAAAGGAGGTACTGGTTCAATGA
- a CDS encoding YuzD family protein, whose amino-acid sequence MSNSFSIKVYGAEQKCASCVHLPSAKETAEWLEAAISRKFPSLVFNVLYIDMENTENEIDQAFSERIVEEDLFYPVVVIDGEVVAEGNPNLKTIYGIIEQNGYGAVS is encoded by the coding sequence ATGAGTAACTCATTTAGTATTAAAGTATATGGAGCTGAACAGAAATGTGCCAGCTGTGTTCATCTTCCTTCAGCAAAGGAAACAGCTGAATGGTTAGAGGCAGCAATCTCAAGAAAGTTTCCGAGCTTGGTGTTTAACGTTCTTTATATAGACATGGAAAATACGGAGAATGAGATCGATCAGGCATTTTCAGAAAGAATTGTAGAAGAAGACCTTTTTTATCCTGTCGTTGTAATTGATGGGGAAGTCGTAGCAGAAGGCAATCCTAACTTAAAAACGATATACGGAATTATAGAACAGAATGGTTATGGCGCTGTAAGTTAA
- the argF gene encoding ornithine carbamoyltransferase, whose translation MSIVHPLRQTETQKDFLTLMDYSTSEIIDLLNLAKDLKKQGPSTPPLLKGKILGMIFEKSSTRTRVSFEAAMLQLGGHAIHLSTRDIQMGRGESISDTAKVLSGYLDALMIRTFHQSTVEELAESGSIPVINGLTDDFHPCQVLADLLTILEFKGSFKGKKLAYIGDGNNVAHSLMIGAAKVGMDCTIICPKNYEPKEKIVSYAKEVAKQNGSLVEVTHEPIEGIKNSDVIYTDVCASMGQEAEAEVRLEHFKGYQVNQELVSHAKSDYIFMHCLPAHREEEVTAEIIDGPHSVVFHEAENRLHAQKALLVRLMS comes from the coding sequence ATGTCTATCGTACACCCTCTTCGCCAAACGGAAACTCAGAAAGATTTCCTAACGCTGATGGATTATTCTACATCTGAAATTATCGATTTATTGAATCTTGCAAAAGACTTAAAAAAACAAGGACCATCTACGCCACCTTTGTTAAAAGGAAAGATATTAGGGATGATCTTCGAGAAATCCTCGACGCGTACTCGCGTTTCGTTCGAGGCTGCTATGCTGCAGCTCGGCGGTCATGCTATCCATCTGTCGACTCGTGATATTCAGATGGGCAGAGGAGAATCAATATCAGATACAGCGAAAGTTTTGTCCGGTTATCTAGATGCGCTGATGATCCGCACGTTTCATCAATCCACGGTTGAAGAGCTTGCAGAGAGCGGATCGATTCCTGTAATCAACGGACTTACGGACGATTTTCATCCGTGCCAGGTACTAGCAGATCTTCTTACGATCCTAGAATTCAAAGGATCATTCAAAGGGAAGAAGCTGGCGTATATCGGTGACGGAAATAATGTAGCACATTCTTTGATGATCGGCGCTGCAAAAGTAGGAATGGATTGCACCATTATTTGTCCTAAGAACTACGAACCAAAGGAAAAGATTGTTTCTTATGCAAAAGAAGTTGCGAAACAAAACGGCTCTCTTGTCGAAGTAACACATGAACCAATTGAGGGGATAAAAAATAGTGATGTGATTTACACAGATGTTTGTGCGAGCATGGGGCAAGAAGCTGAGGCAGAGGTGCGTCTCGAACATTTCAAAGGTTATCAAGTGAATCAAGAGCTTGTTTCACATGCGAAGAGTGATTATATCTTTATGCACTGTTTGCCTGCGCATCGAGAGGAAGAAGTGACGGCGGAGATAATTGATGGTCCTCATTCAGTTGTTTTTCACGAGGCCGAGAACCGTCTTCACGCACAAAAAGCATTGCTTGTTCGTTTGATGTCATAA
- a CDS encoding carbamoyl phosphate synthase large subunit has product MPKQKDIKKVLVIGSGPIVIGQAAEFDYSGTQACKALKEEGIEVVLINNNPATIMTDNTFADVIYFEPLTAEYAEQIIQKEKPDGLLATVGGQTGLNLAMDLHEKGILKKYEVQLLGTDIHSIQKAEDRDLFRSLMKHLGEPVPESEIVTSIDEALHFADETGYPVIVRPAYTLGGFGGGIASTKEKLMTLVKQGLSASPINQCLIEKSIAGYKEVEYEVMRDKNGTCITVCNMENVDPVGIHTGDSVVVAPSQTLTDEAYQSLRKASLTIISALEIVGGCNIQFALHPDNSQYYLIEVNPRVSRSSALASKATGYPIAKIAAKLALGYNLHELKNPVTGTTFASFEPALDYVAVKMPRWPFDKFPHADRKLGTQMKATGEVMALERNMASAFQKAIRSLELKTNGLYLKELSALDEETLIELVVSADDRRFFVVMELLRRGVSSERIHEWTKITPYFLSIFQGMVSLDETLQKTSLQQVEKEQLQLAKKHGFTDRYLSEIWSVSEIEVRHKRVEWNITPTYKMVDTCAAEFEAKTTYFYSSWSGKSDKIPDTKKKVAVIGSGPIRIGQGVEFDYCCVHSAIALRACGYEAILINNNPETVSTDYEVSDSLYFEPLTFEDILHVLEFEGISDVILQFGGQTSINLAKELEEAGYSVLGSPADTVDQMEDRDRFYQFLESLNIPKVPGFSVLNEKEVKQYADELGFPILLRPSYVIGGSGMNVIYSDSELTNYLNHEQINYPVLIDTFLEGTEAEVDVLSDGTDVFIPGIFEHLEGTGVHSGDSLTVTPPQSLSDHVIEQIKSYSKKIALNLSYKGLFNVQFAIKDDSVYVIEVNPRASRTAPIMSKITNVNLVQKATQLLLGHSLQSLNLENEHNGQPEITVKAPVFSTIKLPGVSPVLSPMMLSTGEVIGNDVDFNEALVKALKGSSLQLADLWNHQGSIFAEGTLAEAASKGWEELGYSVLTANDLTFDEWIKTDNKAVYINFSNDSDCQNAKRAVLERVHVLTRKETANAYLDAIRTSNKMRKEVLI; this is encoded by the coding sequence ATGCCTAAACAAAAAGACATCAAGAAGGTGCTCGTGATCGGATCAGGTCCGATCGTGATCGGGCAGGCAGCAGAATTTGATTATTCCGGTACACAAGCATGTAAAGCGTTAAAAGAAGAAGGAATAGAAGTGGTGCTCATCAACAACAATCCGGCTACGATCATGACGGATAACACGTTTGCTGACGTTATCTACTTTGAACCTCTAACTGCAGAATATGCTGAACAAATCATTCAAAAAGAAAAACCTGACGGACTACTGGCAACGGTAGGCGGTCAAACAGGTCTTAACTTGGCGATGGACCTTCATGAGAAGGGCATCTTAAAAAAGTATGAGGTACAGCTTCTAGGTACGGATATACACTCGATACAAAAAGCAGAAGACCGAGACCTGTTTCGATCATTGATGAAGCATCTTGGAGAACCTGTACCAGAAAGTGAGATTGTTACTTCAATAGATGAAGCTCTTCATTTTGCCGATGAAACAGGTTACCCGGTAATCGTTAGACCTGCATATACGCTTGGAGGCTTTGGGGGAGGAATCGCTTCAACGAAAGAAAAACTGATGACTTTGGTCAAACAGGGTCTTTCCGCAAGTCCGATCAATCAATGCTTGATTGAAAAAAGTATTGCAGGCTACAAAGAGGTTGAGTATGAAGTGATGCGTGATAAGAACGGAACTTGTATCACGGTTTGTAACATGGAAAACGTTGATCCTGTGGGTATTCATACAGGTGATTCTGTAGTAGTAGCTCCTAGCCAAACGTTAACAGATGAAGCGTATCAATCATTAAGAAAAGCGTCATTAACCATCATTTCTGCACTTGAAATCGTGGGAGGATGTAATATACAGTTCGCGCTTCATCCAGATAACTCACAATATTATTTGATCGAAGTGAATCCGCGTGTGAGCAGGTCATCTGCTTTAGCATCAAAAGCAACTGGATATCCGATCGCGAAGATTGCTGCCAAACTTGCCTTAGGCTATAACCTGCATGAATTGAAAAATCCGGTAACTGGAACGACCTTTGCGAGTTTCGAACCAGCTTTAGATTATGTAGCTGTAAAAATGCCAAGATGGCCGTTCGATAAGTTTCCTCATGCTGATCGAAAACTAGGAACTCAGATGAAGGCTACTGGCGAAGTGATGGCGTTAGAGAGAAACATGGCTTCTGCTTTTCAAAAGGCAATCCGTTCACTAGAGCTGAAAACGAACGGCTTGTATTTGAAAGAACTATCTGCATTAGATGAGGAGACACTTATAGAACTCGTAGTTTCAGCAGATGACCGACGCTTTTTCGTTGTAATGGAACTTTTGCGAAGAGGTGTATCTTCAGAAAGAATTCATGAATGGACTAAAATCACACCTTACTTTTTATCCATTTTTCAAGGTATGGTCTCTTTGGATGAAACACTGCAAAAAACGAGCCTGCAACAAGTAGAAAAAGAGCAGCTTCAGTTGGCGAAAAAACATGGTTTTACAGATCGATATTTATCAGAGATCTGGTCTGTATCAGAAATTGAGGTACGTCATAAAAGAGTAGAGTGGAACATCACGCCGACGTATAAGATGGTGGATACGTGCGCAGCAGAGTTTGAAGCAAAAACGACTTATTTTTATTCCAGTTGGAGCGGAAAAAGCGACAAAATTCCTGACACGAAGAAGAAGGTTGCAGTTATCGGGTCCGGTCCCATACGAATCGGGCAAGGTGTTGAATTTGATTATTGCTGCGTGCACAGTGCAATCGCTCTTCGTGCATGTGGATATGAAGCGATCTTGATCAATAACAATCCTGAGACCGTAAGCACGGATTATGAAGTATCTGACTCTCTATATTTTGAACCTCTCACTTTTGAAGATATACTTCATGTTTTGGAGTTTGAAGGTATTTCAGATGTCATTCTGCAATTTGGCGGTCAAACATCGATTAATTTGGCTAAAGAGTTAGAAGAAGCAGGGTATTCTGTTCTTGGAAGTCCGGCAGACACCGTAGACCAAATGGAAGACAGAGATCGATTTTATCAATTTTTAGAATCATTAAATATTCCTAAAGTTCCTGGATTCTCGGTACTTAATGAAAAAGAAGTCAAACAGTATGCAGACGAACTAGGGTTTCCTATCCTTCTACGTCCTTCCTACGTCATTGGTGGTAGCGGGATGAATGTGATTTATTCTGATAGCGAACTGACCAATTATTTGAATCATGAACAAATAAATTATCCCGTTTTGATCGATACATTCTTAGAAGGAACAGAAGCGGAAGTAGATGTTCTAAGTGATGGTACGGATGTATTCATTCCTGGTATTTTTGAACATTTAGAGGGGACTGGTGTTCATTCAGGTGACAGTCTGACTGTTACACCGCCGCAATCTTTATCAGATCATGTGATCGAGCAAATAAAGTCTTACTCAAAAAAAATCGCACTCAACTTATCATATAAAGGATTATTTAATGTTCAATTTGCCATAAAAGATGACAGTGTTTATGTCATTGAAGTAAATCCAAGAGCCTCTCGAACAGCGCCGATCATGAGTAAGATTACGAACGTAAACCTTGTCCAGAAGGCAACACAATTGCTTTTAGGGCACTCACTTCAATCATTAAACCTTGAAAATGAGCATAATGGCCAACCAGAAATAACAGTGAAAGCACCTGTATTCTCTACCATAAAACTGCCTGGTGTTTCCCCAGTGTTAAGTCCGATGATGCTCTCAACCGGAGAAGTAATAGGAAATGATGTAGATTTTAATGAAGCTCTCGTTAAAGCTTTGAAAGGATCTAGTCTTCAATTAGCAGATCTCTGGAATCATCAAGGAAGTATTTTTGCTGAAGGAACTCTCGCTGAAGCTGCTTCAAAAGGCTGGGAGGAGCTTGGGTATTCTGTACTTACAGCAAATGATCTGACATTTGATGAGTGGATAAAAACAGATAACAAAGCGGTATATATAAACTTTTCAAATGATAGCGATTGCCAGAATGCTAAACGTGCCGTTCTAGAAAGAGTTCATGTGCTTACTAGAAAAGAAACAGCTAACGCATATTTAGATGCTATACGCACATCGAATAAAATGAGAAAGGAAGTGCTGATCTGA